The Acidobacteriota bacterium genomic interval CGGTTGCGGAGCAGCAGCGACACGTGCGGCTGCTTGATGCCCAGGATCTCTCCTGCCTGCGCCTGCGTCAGGCGGCGCGCCTTGATGTTGCGGTAGATTTGCAGCGTCAGTCTGGCCTTGAGCAGTTTCTGTTCCAGATGGGGCAGGCCGAGGTCGGCGAACACGTTGCCGCTGCTCTTCTCGTGTGCGATTGTCGTGGACTTCTTTGCCATAGTGGTGGCGCCTTCGGCTACCGCCACACGTGGGCGTCCGCCCCGCTCATGCCTGTGCCTGCTCCACGCGTTCTAAGGTCGGCAGTTTCTTGATAGCTATTCCGACCTTCTCCTCCGCTCTTCGCAACTCGTAGAGGTTCTGTAGATTCAACCAGAACTGCGCGCTCGTGCCGAAATAGTGCGCGAGACGCAGGGCCGTGTCGGCGGTGATGGCGCGCTGCCCGTTGAGAATCTCCGTCACCCGATTGGTCGGCACCTTCAACTGGCGCGAGAGTTCCGCAGCGCTCATGTCGAGCGCTTCAAGGTCGTCCGCGAGTACTTCGCCGGGGTGGATGGGGGTACGGGCCATGTTCACGACCTCCCTAATGGTAATCAACAATCTCAACGTTCACGGGCCCCGGGGATCCGTCGGGCCATTCAAAGCACACGCGCCACTGATCGTTGATGCGGATGCTGTACTGGCCCTTGCGGTTTCCCTTCAGCGCTTCGAGCCGGTTCCCCGGCCGACGAAGGTCAGCGAGAGCGGTCGCGGAATCAAGCTGCGCCAGCTTGTGTTCGACCGGTCGTTCGAAGCCGGAGTAGGCCTTGACCCGTTTCTCGCTGACAAAGTCCCTGGTCCGCTTCCCTCGGTAGCTGACGATCATTCATGCCATGGTGACACGTGTGTATGCGTTACGTCAAGCGTATTGACATGGCGCGGGTGGCCTTAGTCGTGACGTTTCGCAAGACGGTCCTCCCCAATTCCGGGCCGTGGCGCTATCCCGCTGGGCTGGGGTCCCGCCACCACCTCGGGTCGGGCCGGCGGTCTGGATTCCCGCTCCGACTGTGCTCGTGAGGCGAAGTGGTCCAGCGTTGCTCATGCCGATCGAGCATGCATCGCACCGTCCCAGCAACAGGACGCGTTGCCAGAGAACGGGCGACGGCGTTCTCTTCCTCGACTCCCACTGATAGATGACGGCCTTTCCGGCCGCGCCAACGCGTCGGGCCAGGCCGTCTTGCGTGAGGCGGAGCCGACGACGAAGGGCCCGGAGCTGCTGGTCGTAGTCGGGCGGAACCGTCGGCAGGGGCGCCGGACACGCCTTCTGGCCGCCAAATCGGCGGTAGTGCGTGGCCATGAACTGCTCGGCGGCGGCGCGCGTGGCCAATCGCCTCGGCCGACCAAACACGGACTTCACCGAGAAGTGCGCCTCGAGTCTGCCGGTTCGGACGGCGGCCTGCAACGTTCGGATGTGGACGTGGAGTTTCTTGGCCGGTGATCAGGAGCCGTTTCGGCGGGATCGCGCGTTCGATCGAAATGGCTGCATGGCGAAACACTCAGAGGTAGTGTCCCGTCAAGTGGTGGACTTTCGTCGGCGTCCTTCCTGAGTTCTCGTGGTCGTGCGCGTGGACGCTGCCGGAGCTGAGGACGGACAGTGCAC includes:
- a CDS encoding helix-turn-helix transcriptional regulator encodes the protein MAKKSTTIAHEKSSGNVFADLGLPHLEQKLLKARLTLQIYRNIKARRLTQAQAGEILGIKQPHVSLLLRNRSGNIPVERLIDFLTGAAGEPDPPKHYCTWKPVHTRVPSSVDEAIVEAVLQYGNIPTDFPQH
- a CDS encoding HigA family addiction module antitoxin; the protein is MARTPIHPGEVLADDLEALDMSAAELSRQLKVPTNRVTEILNGQRAITADTALRLAHYFGTSAQFWLNLQNLYELRRAEEKVGIAIKKLPTLERVEQAQA
- a CDS encoding type II toxin-antitoxin system RelE/ParE family toxin, whose translation is MIVSYRGKRTRDFVSEKRVKAYSGFERPVEHKLAQLDSATALADLRRPGNRLEALKGNRKGQYSIRINDQWRVCFEWPDGSPGPVNVEIVDYH